In Pseudomonas fakonensis, one DNA window encodes the following:
- a CDS encoding FUSC family protein, giving the protein MPITFQALFAPSSLALKFAAKTLLGGGLALWLAMRWGLEQPSWALMTAFIVAQPLSGMVVQKGLARLAGTVVGTFMSVVFIGLFAQTPWLFLLTLALWLALCTAASTQLRSSWAYAFVLAGYTAAIIALPAINTPLQVFDQAVARCTEICLGICCATAVSALVWPLRVEQQLAGQARQAWSNGLQAASAMLGGEDDARKGLLQTLGGIVAIDAQREHAWFEGSRGRQRARAINGLSQKLMVLLRISRSVRRQWRQLDEAESAQMAPWLDEVRGQLAAPDQPSLLVLRQRIWDAAHDEHISPAEHYCLARMALLLDFAMAATQALDDVEQGRAPKQAVQSLAAHRDLSLALLFGSRSALAFLTMSSFWLATAWPSAPGGLVLTCVVCSLFASRENGAQIGLSFLRGILLAVPVAFFVGQILLPQWSSFAMLCLGMGVPLFFGALGMAHPRTGATATSYCLHFIVLVAPLNAMQFNVATMFNSALAMLIGVGAAVMAFRLLVLRHPAWLGRRLRAATQGDLVRLTRRDLRGADSWFGGRMADRLMQLARHASELPEAERQRWDDGLHGLDIGDELVHLRMCLAVAQAPLGGAERQYLQQLEAVLASGPAPGRGQRLDAASEQFIEALRQQPASDPLRLAIGAVLQLRKSWGKWCRWQEETHGVA; this is encoded by the coding sequence GTGCCCATCACCTTCCAGGCCCTGTTCGCACCCAGCAGCCTCGCCCTCAAGTTTGCCGCCAAGACCCTGCTCGGCGGCGGCCTGGCGTTGTGGCTGGCGATGCGCTGGGGGTTGGAGCAGCCGTCGTGGGCGTTGATGACCGCGTTCATCGTCGCCCAGCCGTTGTCGGGCATGGTGGTGCAAAAGGGCCTGGCACGGCTGGCCGGTACCGTGGTCGGGACCTTCATGTCGGTGGTGTTCATCGGCCTGTTCGCCCAGACGCCCTGGTTGTTCTTGCTGACCCTGGCGTTGTGGCTGGCGCTGTGCACCGCGGCCTCCACCCAGCTGCGCAGCTCCTGGGCCTACGCCTTCGTGCTGGCCGGCTACACCGCAGCGATCATCGCCTTGCCGGCGATCAACACGCCGTTGCAGGTGTTCGACCAGGCGGTGGCGCGTTGCACCGAAATTTGCTTAGGCATCTGCTGCGCCACGGCCGTCAGTGCCCTGGTGTGGCCGCTGCGGGTCGAGCAGCAGCTTGCAGGCCAGGCCCGCCAGGCCTGGAGCAACGGCTTGCAGGCGGCCAGCGCCATGCTTGGCGGCGAAGACGATGCGCGCAAAGGGCTATTGCAGACCTTGGGCGGCATTGTCGCCATCGACGCCCAGCGCGAACATGCCTGGTTCGAAGGCAGCCGGGGCCGACAGCGGGCGCGGGCAATCAACGGCCTGAGCCAGAAACTGATGGTGCTGCTGCGTATTTCACGTTCTGTACGCCGTCAGTGGCGCCAACTCGATGAAGCCGAAAGCGCGCAGATGGCACCTTGGCTCGACGAAGTGCGCGGGCAACTGGCCGCGCCCGATCAGCCGAGCCTGCTGGTGCTGCGCCAGCGCATCTGGGATGCGGCCCACGATGAGCACATCAGCCCTGCCGAGCACTATTGCCTGGCGCGCATGGCCCTGCTGCTGGACTTTGCCATGGCAGCCACCCAGGCGCTGGATGATGTGGAGCAGGGCCGGGCGCCGAAGCAGGCGGTGCAGAGCCTGGCGGCCCACCGTGACCTGTCGCTGGCGCTGCTGTTCGGTTCGCGTAGTGCCCTGGCTTTTTTGACCATGAGCAGCTTCTGGCTGGCTACCGCCTGGCCGTCGGCACCGGGCGGGCTGGTGCTCACTTGCGTGGTCTGCAGCCTGTTCGCCAGCCGCGAGAACGGCGCGCAGATCGGCCTGAGCTTCCTGCGTGGCATCCTGCTGGCAGTACCGGTTGCGTTTTTCGTCGGGCAAATTCTGCTGCCGCAGTGGAGCAGCTTCGCCATGCTTTGTTTAGGGATGGGCGTGCCGCTGTTCTTTGGTGCCCTGGGCATGGCCCACCCGCGTACCGGGGCTACGGCCACCTCCTATTGCCTGCATTTCATCGTGCTGGTGGCGCCGCTCAATGCCATGCAGTTCAACGTTGCCACGATGTTCAACAGTGCGCTTGCCATGCTGATCGGCGTGGGCGCCGCGGTGATGGCGTTCCGCTTGCTGGTGCTGCGCCACCCGGCCTGGCTCGGGCGGCGCTTGCGCGCGGCGACCCAGGGCGACCTGGTGCGCCTGACCCGTCGCGACCTGCGTGGCGCCGACAGCTGGTTTGGCGGGCGCATGGCTGACCGCCTGATGCAGCTGGCGCGCCACGCCAGCGAGTTGCCCGAAGCCGAGCGCCAGCGTTGGGACGATGGCCTGCACGGGCTGGATATCGGCGACGAACTGGTGCACCTGCGCATGTGCCTGGCAGTAGCCCAGGCGCCACTGGGCGGTGCCGAGCGCCAGTACCTGCAACAGCTGGAGGCGGTGCTGGCCAGCGGCCCGGCGCCGGGGCGCGGCCAGCGCCTGGATGCAGCCAGCGAGCAATTCATCGAAGCGCTGCGTCAGCAGCCGGCCAGTGACCCGCTGCGCCTGGCCATCGGCGCGGTGCTGCAATTGCGCAAGAGCTGGGGCAAATGGTGCCGCTGGCAGGAGGAAACCCATGGGGTTGCGTGA
- a CDS encoding DUF1656 domain-containing protein gives MGLREWALGGVLLSPFLIYVLMALVLTGVLRVLVQATPLGRWIWHEALFDAALFVCVLYLVVRLLGPL, from the coding sequence ATGGGGTTGCGTGAATGGGCGCTGGGCGGCGTGCTGCTCAGCCCGTTTCTGATTTATGTGCTGATGGCGCTGGTGCTCACCGGCGTGTTGCGCGTGCTGGTGCAGGCCACCCCTCTGGGGCGCTGGATCTGGCACGAAGCCTTGTTCGATGCGGCGCTGTTCGTTTGTGTCCTGTACCTGGTGGTGCGTCTGCTGGGACCTTTGTGA
- a CDS encoding efflux RND transporter periplasmic adaptor subunit, with protein MRTAVRALVTLCVVIVALFAGYQLWQYYMLTPWTRDARVRADVVVIAPDVSGWVSGLKVHDNQQVKAGDLLMTIDRERFQAAFDQATAVVETRAQQLRLREREAARRTALGPEAISAELRENAQINAAVARGELHEAEAQLKVAKINLARSEVRAPRSGHITNLRLAEGNYVNAGQSVMALVDDATFYIQAYFEETKLPRIRVGDSVKVWLMGAGESMQGQVESISRGITDRNSTPDGQLLPEVEPTFNWVRLAQRIPVRIRLEQIPEGMNLSAGMTASVQVHEDQ; from the coding sequence ATGCGTACAGCCGTACGTGCCCTGGTCACCCTGTGCGTGGTGATCGTTGCGCTGTTTGCCGGTTATCAGCTTTGGCAGTACTACATGCTTACGCCCTGGACGCGGGATGCCCGGGTGCGTGCCGATGTGGTGGTGATTGCCCCGGATGTGTCCGGCTGGGTGAGTGGCTTGAAGGTGCATGACAACCAGCAGGTCAAGGCAGGCGACCTGCTGATGACCATCGATCGCGAGCGTTTCCAGGCGGCCTTCGACCAGGCCACCGCGGTGGTCGAGACCCGCGCCCAGCAGTTGCGTCTGCGCGAGCGTGAGGCGGCGCGGCGCACCGCCTTGGGGCCGGAGGCGATCAGCGCCGAGCTGCGCGAGAACGCGCAGATCAACGCTGCTGTAGCCCGGGGCGAGCTGCACGAGGCCGAGGCGCAGTTGAAGGTGGCGAAGATCAACCTGGCCCGCAGCGAAGTGCGCGCGCCGCGTAGCGGGCATATCACCAACCTGCGCCTGGCCGAGGGCAACTACGTCAATGCCGGGCAGTCGGTGATGGCGCTGGTGGATGACGCCACCTTTTATATCCAGGCTTATTTCGAGGAGACCAAGCTGCCGCGTATTCGCGTGGGTGATTCGGTCAAGGTGTGGTTGATGGGGGCGGGGGAGTCGATGCAGGGGCAGGTAGAGAGCATCAGCCGTGGCATCACCGACCGTAACTCCACCCCGGACGGGCAGTTGCTGCCCGAGGTGGAACCGACCTTCAACTGGGTGCGGCTGGCGCAGCGAATTCCGGTACGGATTCGCCTGGAGCAGATACCGGAAGGGATGAACCTGAGCGCCGGGATGACGGCCAGTGTGCAGGTGCATGAGGATCAGTGA
- a CDS encoding SDR family NAD(P)-dependent oxidoreductase has product MTRKIALITGASRGLGRNAAEHLAARGIDIIGTYHSKAAEAQSVVAALEQAGVRAAMLQLDVSNSASFAAFAGQLADTLKQRFGTDKLDFLVNNAGIGLNVPFSETTEAQFDQLLNIQLKGPFFLTQHLLALLQDGGRIVNISTGLTRFALPGYAAYAAMKGAMEVLTRYQAKELGARGIRVNILAPGAIETDFGGGVVRDNQQVNDFIAGNTALGRVGLPDDIGAAIALLLEDGNGWITGQRLEVSGGMFL; this is encoded by the coding sequence ATGACCCGCAAAATCGCCCTGATCACCGGCGCCAGCCGCGGCTTGGGCCGCAACGCCGCAGAGCATTTGGCTGCCCGCGGCATCGACATCATCGGCACCTACCACAGCAAGGCCGCCGAAGCGCAAAGCGTGGTCGCCGCGCTGGAACAGGCCGGCGTTCGCGCCGCCATGCTGCAACTGGACGTCAGCAACAGCGCCAGCTTCGCAGCGTTTGCCGGGCAACTGGCCGATACCCTCAAGCAGCGCTTTGGCACCGACAAGCTGGATTTTCTGGTCAACAACGCCGGCATCGGCCTGAACGTGCCGTTCAGCGAAACCACCGAAGCGCAGTTCGACCAGTTGCTGAACATCCAGCTCAAGGGCCCGTTCTTCCTCACCCAGCATTTGCTGGCGCTGCTGCAAGACGGCGGGCGCATCGTCAATATTTCCACCGGCCTGACCCGCTTCGCCCTGCCCGGCTACGCCGCCTATGCAGCGATGAAAGGCGCCATGGAAGTGCTGACCCGCTACCAGGCCAAGGAGCTGGGTGCCCGAGGCATCCGGGTGAACATCCTGGCGCCGGGGGCAATCGAGACCGATTTCGGTGGCGGTGTGGTGCGTGACAACCAGCAAGTGAATGACTTCATCGCCGGCAATACCGCGCTCGGGCGGGTTGGCCTGCCGGATGACATCGGCGCGGCGATTGCCCTGTTGCTGGAGGACGGCAATGGCTGGATCACCGGGCAGCGCCTGGAGGTTTCGGGGGGCATGTTCCTTTGA
- a CDS encoding LysR family transcriptional regulator, with the protein MNKLELLRTFVRVSELNSFTLAGESLGLPRSTVSEQVRALEGLLGTRLLNRTTRRVQATQDGALLYERSKDLLSGMDEIEGLFRADDAELAGTLRIDLPTMMARRVIVPALPAFLERFPRLEVEISCTDRQVDLLREGFDCVMRIGALSDLDVVARPVGQLSMRNCASPAYLERHGVPACLEDLAGHRLVHYVRNLGARSQGFEYEQDGELRFQAMGGVVTVNNAEAYSAACLAGLGIIQVPAVGVAEHLRRGELVTLLEPWQARAMPVSLLYARQRHVPRRVQAFMNWLAGVLASQVDAPTE; encoded by the coding sequence ATGAACAAACTCGAACTGCTGCGAACCTTCGTACGGGTGAGCGAACTGAACAGTTTCACCCTGGCCGGCGAGAGCCTGGGGTTGCCGCGCTCGACTGTTTCCGAGCAGGTGCGGGCGCTTGAGGGGCTGCTGGGCACGCGCTTGCTCAACCGAACTACCCGTCGGGTGCAGGCCACCCAGGATGGCGCGCTGTTGTACGAGCGTAGCAAGGACCTGCTGTCGGGGATGGACGAGATCGAAGGGCTGTTTCGCGCCGACGATGCCGAGCTGGCCGGCACCTTGCGCATCGACCTGCCGACCATGATGGCGCGGCGGGTGATCGTGCCGGCCCTCCCTGCCTTTCTTGAGCGCTTCCCGCGTTTGGAGGTGGAGATCAGCTGCACCGATCGGCAGGTTGACCTGCTGCGCGAGGGCTTCGACTGCGTGATGCGCATCGGCGCGCTGAGCGACCTGGATGTAGTGGCCCGACCGGTGGGGCAGTTGAGCATGCGCAACTGCGCCAGCCCCGCATACCTTGAGCGCCATGGTGTGCCGGCTTGCCTTGAGGACCTGGCCGGGCATCGGCTGGTGCATTACGTACGCAACCTTGGCGCGCGCAGCCAGGGGTTCGAGTACGAGCAGGATGGCGAGCTGCGCTTTCAGGCCATGGGTGGGGTGGTCACGGTGAACAACGCCGAGGCGTATTCCGCCGCCTGCCTGGCAGGGTTGGGGATTATCCAGGTGCCGGCGGTGGGGGTGGCTGAGCACTTGCGCCGGGGCGAATTGGTGACCTTGCTCGAACCCTGGCAGGCGCGGGCCATGCCGGTGTCGTTGCTGTATGCCCGACAGCGCCATGTGCCACGGCGGGTGCAGGCGTTCATGAACTGGTTGGCGGGGGTGCTGGCGTCGCAGGTGGATGCGCCGACGGAATGA
- a CDS encoding DUF2025 family protein, protein MAITSQDICNAADQLNGFVGYHGKRGIHIVRFSEDSFGMDVADDSITPCSEFVWRADGDQRMALCRERLALLFGQHVDDRLNIGEPLRLYLKRTDLPEIVAERTVL, encoded by the coding sequence ATGGCCATCACGTCTCAGGACATCTGCAACGCCGCCGACCAGCTCAATGGTTTTGTCGGTTACCACGGCAAGCGCGGCATCCATATCGTGCGCTTTTCCGAAGACTCGTTCGGCATGGATGTGGCCGACGACAGCATCACCCCGTGCAGCGAGTTCGTCTGGCGCGCCGATGGCGACCAGCGCATGGCATTGTGCCGCGAGCGCCTGGCGCTGCTGTTTGGCCAGCATGTGGATGATCGGCTGAATATCGGCGAGCCCCTGCGACTGTATCTCAAGCGTACCGACCTGCCGGAAATTGTCGCCGAACGTACCGTGCTTTAG
- a CDS encoding bifunctional diguanylate cyclase/phosphodiesterase: MHRNADRPAPRHTSNLQVHRLIGGFCALFGLGCLIALGALFNIAATLDQQAQQTSSFQANQALQQRLLASRQFLSSYAVWDAAYEHLNSQADWQWAYEEKNVGESLYSASGYEGVFVVTDTGTSYALFKGKPSESPATAFIGSDLAPIIAQARKAAPAREQVTHFVRFNDWPAVLSAAAVRPDTDVLDGEVRNAPVMLFVDQLTADKLARLGEGAGLKGMRLEEDSSAKTRQPYIELGDTGFHLAWNSPQPGHQLLWAVLPPLLGVLLLLGLVMLYLFRHALRSSHAIDQSLLRLQQSNQALEASEQRFRAVAEAASDWIWETDRHHRLTYLSQRFAKVTGYRVDEWLGQPLNQLLACDTTPLLPWLDAQVDSDPQQLANLRCAYRDHNGEHRYCRISARSILFDGKLAGFRGTASDITDEVDAHARIQHLSMHDALTGLANRNKLSRHLEQLLLRGSDAPPLALLLLDLDSFKPINDSLGHAAGDAVLQEVATRLRDSTRDGDLVARLGGDEFVLVLQGLDNRSEIDRFCARLIDLLQQPIVFEEHQLHIGASLGIAQSRAQGFDAGELIRCADIALYQAKADGKHTWRYFSPEMSQQIQYRRQLENDLRRAVQQQEFVLHYQPRYRLDDLHIVSVEALLRWQHPQEGLLGPDTFIPLAEQSDLIVALGRWVLLEACRTAQQWPEHLLVSVNLSPAQFLRSDVVADVREVLLETGFPAQRLELEITENVMLNDIEGALGTMLALKELGVRLNMDDFGTGYSSLGYLRTYPFDSIKIDKRFIAGLTNQSGNDRAVVQAIINLGKAMGLTVTAEGVETEQQLRALGKERCHEVQGFYLSRPVDREGFEALLADSGQRHDAS, encoded by the coding sequence ATGCACAGGAATGCAGACCGTCCCGCCCCACGCCACACCTCCAACCTGCAGGTACACCGACTGATTGGCGGTTTCTGCGCCCTGTTCGGTCTGGGCTGCCTGATCGCCCTCGGCGCCCTGTTCAACATCGCTGCCACCCTCGACCAGCAAGCGCAGCAAACTAGCAGTTTCCAGGCCAACCAGGCACTGCAGCAACGGCTGTTGGCCTCGCGCCAGTTCCTCTCCAGCTACGCGGTCTGGGACGCCGCCTACGAACACCTGAACAGCCAGGCAGACTGGCAGTGGGCATATGAGGAAAAAAACGTCGGCGAATCGTTGTACAGCGCCAGCGGCTACGAGGGCGTGTTCGTGGTCACCGACACTGGCACCAGCTACGCCCTGTTCAAAGGCAAACCCAGCGAATCGCCTGCCACCGCCTTTATCGGCAGCGACCTGGCGCCGATCATTGCCCAGGCCCGCAAAGCGGCACCGGCGCGCGAGCAGGTCACCCACTTCGTGCGCTTCAACGATTGGCCTGCGGTGCTCAGCGCCGCGGCTGTACGTCCCGACACGGATGTACTCGACGGCGAGGTGCGCAACGCCCCGGTCATGCTGTTCGTCGACCAGCTGACCGCCGACAAGCTGGCCCGCCTCGGCGAAGGCGCCGGGCTCAAGGGTATGCGCCTGGAGGAGGACAGCAGCGCCAAGACCCGGCAACCTTATATCGAGCTGGGCGATACCGGCTTCCACCTGGCCTGGAACAGCCCGCAGCCCGGCCACCAACTGCTCTGGGCGGTACTGCCCCCCTTGCTTGGGGTGTTGCTGCTGCTCGGCTTGGTGATGCTGTACCTGTTCCGCCACGCGCTGCGCAGTTCCCACGCCATCGACCAGAGCCTGCTGCGCCTGCAGCAGAGCAACCAGGCGCTGGAGGCCAGCGAACAGCGTTTTCGCGCCGTGGCCGAGGCGGCGTCCGACTGGATCTGGGAAACCGACCGCCATCACCGCCTCACTTACCTGTCGCAACGCTTCGCCAAGGTCACCGGCTACCGGGTCGACGAATGGCTCGGCCAACCGCTCAACCAACTGCTGGCCTGCGACACCACCCCCCTGCTGCCCTGGCTCGATGCCCAGGTCGACAGCGACCCGCAGCAGTTGGCCAACCTGCGCTGCGCCTACCGCGACCACAACGGCGAGCACCGCTACTGCCGCATTTCCGCACGTTCGATCCTGTTCGACGGCAAGCTTGCCGGCTTTCGCGGCACCGCCAGCGACATCACCGACGAAGTCGACGCCCATGCCCGTATCCAGCACCTGTCGATGCACGACGCGCTCACCGGCCTTGCCAACCGCAACAAGCTCTCCCGCCACCTGGAGCAACTGCTGTTGCGCGGCAGCGACGCCCCGCCGCTGGCCTTGCTGCTGCTCGACCTCGACAGTTTCAAGCCGATCAATGACTCACTTGGCCACGCCGCCGGCGACGCGGTGCTGCAGGAGGTCGCCACGCGCCTGCGCGACAGCACCCGCGACGGCGACCTGGTGGCACGCCTGGGCGGCGATGAGTTCGTGCTGGTGCTGCAAGGGTTGGACAACCGCAGCGAAATCGACCGCTTCTGCGCACGCCTGATCGACCTGCTGCAGCAACCCATCGTGTTCGAGGAGCACCAGTTGCACATCGGCGCCAGCCTCGGCATCGCCCAAAGCCGCGCCCAGGGTTTCGACGCCGGCGAGCTGATCCGCTGCGCCGACATTGCCCTGTACCAGGCCAAGGCCGACGGCAAGCACACCTGGCGCTACTTCTCCCCCGAAATGAGCCAGCAGATCCAGTACCGCCGGCAACTGGAAAACGACCTGCGCCGGGCGGTCCAGCAGCAGGAGTTCGTGCTGCACTACCAACCCCGCTACCGCCTCGACGATTTGCACATCGTGTCGGTCGAGGCGCTGCTGCGCTGGCAACACCCGCAAGAGGGCCTGCTGGGGCCAGACACCTTCATACCGCTCGCCGAACAGAGCGACCTGATCGTCGCCCTCGGCCGCTGGGTACTGCTGGAGGCCTGCCGCACCGCGCAGCAGTGGCCTGAGCACCTGCTGGTGTCGGTCAACCTGTCGCCTGCGCAGTTCTTGCGCAGCGACGTGGTGGCCGATGTGCGCGAGGTGCTGCTGGAAACCGGCTTCCCGGCCCAGCGTCTGGAGCTGGAAATCACCGAAAACGTCATGCTCAACGACATAGAAGGCGCCCTGGGCACCATGCTCGCACTCAAGGAGCTGGGGGTGCGCCTGAACATGGACGACTTCGGCACCGGCTATTCGTCATTGGGTTACTTGCGCACCTACCCGTTCGACAGCATCAAGATCGACAAACGCTTCATTGCCGGGCTGACCAACCAGAGCGGCAACGACCGCGCCGTGGTGCAGGCGATCATCAACCTGGGCAAGGCCATGGGCCTGACCGTGACTGCCGAGGGCGTCGAGACTGAACAGCAACTGCGCGCGCTGGGCAAGGAACGCTGCCACGAGGTACAGGGCTTTTACCTGAGCAGGCCGGTGGACCGCGAAGGCTTCGAGGCGCTGCTGGCCGACAGCGGGCAGCGCCACGATGCTTCTTGA
- a CDS encoding diguanylate cyclase, translating into MTDTSSGKGLSFVRRIYRPRIIGKAIGLIAAAAAVAPLQQPHWVWLLMLFNGLAWPHVAYHWARRSARPYQAELRNLQLDSVAAGFWAATMHFNPLPSLTILSMVTMNNVAAGGKPMVIRGMLAQLAGMLLSMALLGPGLQLHTSMAQVYASLPMLTLYPLALGWVCYQLAIQLADHKRQLSTLSRTDSLTGLLNHGSWKDLLQHKFQLSQQQQLPAVIALIDIDHFKAINDTYGHVVGDCVLRQLSHELQRSLREHDKAGRYGGDEFCLIFPDTHEAQACQAMERLRERVAAYRNPQLPGLRISLSIGLAAFRPGLASAEDWLLVADKALYSAKHQGRDQVNLARGEASTLRLAYPE; encoded by the coding sequence ATGACGGACACCAGCAGCGGCAAGGGACTCTCGTTTGTCCGCCGTATCTACCGCCCCCGCATCATCGGCAAGGCTATCGGCTTGATCGCCGCCGCTGCGGCGGTGGCCCCCCTGCAACAGCCCCACTGGGTATGGCTGCTGATGCTGTTCAACGGCCTGGCCTGGCCGCACGTGGCCTACCACTGGGCGCGCCGCTCGGCAAGACCCTACCAGGCCGAGCTGCGTAACCTGCAACTGGATTCGGTAGCCGCAGGCTTCTGGGCGGCGACCATGCATTTCAACCCGCTGCCGAGCCTGACCATCCTGTCGATGGTGACCATGAACAACGTCGCCGCCGGCGGCAAGCCCATGGTCATTCGCGGCATGCTCGCGCAACTGGCCGGCATGCTGCTTTCGATGGCCCTGCTCGGCCCCGGCCTGCAACTGCACACCAGCATGGCGCAAGTCTATGCCAGCCTGCCGATGCTCACCCTCTACCCTCTGGCCCTGGGCTGGGTGTGCTACCAGCTGGCGATCCAGCTGGCCGACCACAAGCGCCAGCTCAGCACGCTGAGCCGCACCGACAGCCTCACCGGCCTGCTCAACCACGGCTCCTGGAAGGACCTGCTGCAGCACAAGTTCCAGCTCAGCCAGCAGCAACAGTTGCCGGCAGTCATCGCCCTGATCGATATCGACCACTTCAAGGCCATCAACGACACCTACGGCCACGTGGTCGGCGACTGCGTGCTGCGCCAGCTCAGTCACGAACTGCAGCGCAGCCTGCGCGAACACGACAAGGCAGGGCGCTACGGTGGCGACGAGTTCTGCCTGATTTTCCCCGACACCCACGAAGCTCAGGCCTGCCAGGCCATGGAGCGCCTGCGCGAGCGTGTCGCCGCCTACCGCAACCCGCAACTGCCGGGCCTGCGCATCAGCCTGAGCATCGGCCTGGCAGCCTTTCGCCCAGGCCTTGCCAGTGCCGAAGACTGGCTGCTGGTGGCCGACAAAGCCCTCTACAGTGCCAAGCACCAGGGCCGTGATCAGGTGAATCTGGCCCGCGGCGAGGCCTCCACGCTCAGGCTGGCCTATCCTGAGTAG
- a CDS encoding MBL fold metallo-hydrolase — MKPFFLFGVLLLMAPMATPAGEPAPHRDGRFHNQVELPKDGVLKKLRIGLKYLLLRKPPETRPGTALALQPMTRQQVLDSPDHSLWRLGHSTVLLKLRGRFFITDPVFAERASPVQWAGPLRFHAPPLSLDDLPPLAAVILSHDHFDHLDEQAIRRLAPRTEHFLAPLGVGDLLVEWGVPAAKVQQLDWWQEAEVAGVRFVATPAQHFSGRGLFDSNRRLWTSWVMIDEGLRVFFSGDTGYFEGFREIGERFGPFDLTLMETGAYNLAWPSVHMQPEQSLQAHLDLRGRWMLPIHNGTFDLSMHSWQEPFERILALAEAAQVQLCTPHMGERVSLDSPHAGQNWWRPKAAPRHGRAAERAVAAR; from the coding sequence ATGAAGCCTTTCTTCCTGTTCGGAGTGCTCTTGCTCATGGCCCCCATGGCTACCCCTGCTGGCGAGCCGGCGCCCCACCGCGACGGGCGTTTCCACAACCAGGTCGAGCTGCCCAAGGATGGGGTGCTTAAAAAGTTGCGCATCGGCCTCAAGTACCTTTTGCTGCGCAAACCACCCGAAACGCGACCGGGTACGGCATTGGCGCTGCAGCCGATGACCCGCCAGCAGGTGCTCGATTCGCCCGACCACAGCCTGTGGCGGTTGGGGCATTCCACCGTGCTGCTGAAGCTGCGCGGGCGCTTCTTCATTACCGACCCGGTGTTCGCCGAGCGGGCATCACCTGTGCAGTGGGCCGGGCCGTTGCGCTTCCATGCGCCGCCGTTGTCGCTCGATGACTTGCCGCCGCTGGCTGCGGTGATTCTTTCCCACGACCATTTCGACCACCTTGACGAGCAGGCCATCCGTCGCCTGGCGCCGCGTACCGAGCATTTTTTGGCGCCGCTTGGGGTAGGGGACCTGCTGGTGGAATGGGGCGTGCCGGCGGCGAAGGTGCAGCAACTGGACTGGTGGCAGGAGGCCGAGGTGGCAGGCGTGCGCTTTGTAGCCACGCCGGCGCAGCACTTCTCTGGTCGCGGGCTGTTCGACAGCAACCGCCGGTTGTGGACGTCCTGGGTGATGATCGATGAAGGCCTGCGGGTGTTCTTCAGTGGTGATACCGGGTATTTCGAAGGCTTTCGCGAAATCGGCGAGCGTTTCGGGCCTTTTGACCTGACCCTGATGGAAACCGGTGCCTACAACCTGGCCTGGCCCAGCGTGCACATGCAGCCCGAGCAGAGCCTGCAGGCGCACCTGGATTTACGCGGGCGCTGGATGCTGCCGATCCACAACGGTACCTTCGACCTGTCCATGCACAGCTGGCAGGAGCCGTTCGAGCGCATTCTTGCGTTGGCCGAGGCCGCGCAGGTGCAACTGTGCACGCCACACATGGGCGAGCGTGTCAGCCTCGACTCGCCGCACGCCGGGCAGAACTGGTGGCGGCCCAAGGCTGCGCCGCGTCATGGCCGGGCAGCCGAGCGGGCGGTGGCGGCGCGTTAG
- a CDS encoding formate/nitrite transporter family protein, which produces MSDTQSEKTPGLSPDEEQEVSHNQPPRAAVLHEIIRLQGDQELERTLAALWWSALAAGLTMGLSLMAMGLFYARLPEGESAQVIASLGYSAGFLGVILARQQLFTENTLTAVLPVMTTPTLANLGRLLRLWGIVLLGNLAGTLLVAWVMLELPIFDSKTDIAFLEVGRKVMENDISQMFAKGIVSGWMIATMVWMIPSMEHAKIWIILLITYLMALGDFTHIVVGSLEVSYLVWAGDETWGAFWLDFALPTLAGNIIGGSFIFALISHAQVRSDSGKPPSQLLKDD; this is translated from the coding sequence ATGAGCGACACGCAAAGCGAAAAGACCCCGGGGCTGTCGCCGGACGAAGAGCAGGAGGTCAGCCACAACCAACCGCCACGGGCGGCGGTACTGCATGAGATCATTCGCCTGCAGGGCGACCAGGAACTGGAACGCACCCTGGCCGCCCTGTGGTGGTCGGCGCTGGCCGCCGGCCTGACCATGGGCCTGTCGCTGATGGCGATGGGGCTGTTCTATGCCCGCCTGCCCGAGGGCGAAAGCGCACAGGTGATTGCCAGCCTGGGCTACAGCGCAGGGTTTCTCGGGGTAATACTCGCCCGCCAGCAGCTCTTCACCGAAAACACCCTCACCGCCGTGTTGCCGGTAATGACCACCCCGACCCTGGCCAACCTCGGCCGCCTGCTACGGCTTTGGGGCATCGTATTGCTGGGCAACTTGGCTGGGACCTTGCTGGTGGCCTGGGTGATGCTCGAGCTGCCGATCTTCGACAGCAAGACCGACATCGCCTTCCTCGAGGTTGGCCGAAAGGTGATGGAGAACGACATCAGCCAGATGTTCGCCAAAGGCATCGTCTCGGGCTGGATGATCGCCACCATGGTCTGGATGATCCCGTCGATGGAGCACGCCAAGATCTGGATCATCCTGCTGATCACCTACCTGATGGCCCTGGGCGACTTCACTCATATAGTAGTGGGCTCACTGGAGGTGTCTTACCTGGTGTGGGCCGGCGACGAGACCTGGGGGGCTTTCTGGCTCGACTTCGCCCTGCCGACCCTGGCTGGCAACATCATTGGCGGCAGCTTCATCTTTGCCCTGATCAGCCACGCCCAGGTACGCAGCGACAGCGGCAAGCCTCCCTCCCAGCTATTAAAGGACGACTAA